The following nucleotide sequence is from Chloracidobacterium validum.
TGGTGGTTCCGCTGCCGCGCGCATTCTTCTGGATGGCGACCTCGCCATTGTCGCCAATGGTCGCGTGGTGGTCCGCCAGCATGACGGCGTCTTGAATGCGGTGGGTCACAAACAGCGAACTGACGCCTTCCAGGTCACGCAACTTGATGGCGAGTTCACAGATGGTGCGCGCCGTCGGCGGGTCAAGTCCGGCGGTTGGTTCATCATAAAGAATGATCTTCGGACTCCCCACCAGCGCCCGCGCAATCCCGACACGGCGCCGCATTCCACCTGATAGCTCTGACGGCATCTTATTGATGGCCTCTTCCAGGTTGACGAAACGCAGCATGCGGCGCACGGTTTCTTCAATTTCTTCTTCATCGGCCCCCTGCTCGAACAGGCGGTAGCCGACGTTCTCATAGACTGACAAGCTGTCGAAAAGCGCTCCTTCTTGAAAGATCATGCCAATCTTCTGCCGCCGCGTTGTCAACTG
It contains:
- a CDS encoding ABC transporter ATP-binding protein; amino-acid sequence: MPRPLSKVTMSEYAIEFQDVHLAFGAQKVLDGVSFGVHPGETKILMGGSGTGKSTVLKLVLGLLKPDSGRIIVDNEDITDFGESQLTTRRQKIGMIFQEGALFDSLSVYENVGYRLFEQGADEEEIEETVRRMLRFVNLEEAINKMPSELSGGMRRRVGIARALVGSPKIILYDEPTAGLDPPTARTICELAIKLRDLEGVSSLFVTHRIQDAVMLADHHATIGDNGEVAIQKNARGSGTTTTFVMLRHGKVMLEGDADTFWNSSDPYIRTFLELD